Sequence from the Algiphilus sp. genome:
CGGCCGAGCTGACGGAGGCCTCCCCGACGGCGGCCTTCAGAGGCGCGCTTTCGAAGGGGGCGCGAATATACCCGACGGCCGCAGGGCGTGCAATCGCACTGCAGCAATTCGGCGGATGTCAGGCGCTGAGGGGCTCGCGGGAGACCAGCACGCCGTCCGAATCGCAGTACACCATGTCGCCCGGGTGGATGGTTGCGCCACCGAAATGCACGGCGATGCTCTCGATGCCGGCGCCCCGCTTCTCCGACTTGCGCGGGTGCGTCGCGAGCGCCTTGACGCCGATGGCCATTTCCTCGATGGCCGCCGAATCCCGGATGCAGCCGTAGACGATCACGCCGGCCCAGCCGTTCTTGACGCCGAGTTCGGCGAGCTGGTCCCCCAGCAGTGCACAGCGCATGCTCCCGCCGCCGTCGACCACGAGCACCTTGCCCTCGCCGGGCTGCTCCAGCGCAGCACGCACCAGCGTGTTGTCCTCGTGGATCTTGAGGGTGTGCGCCGGTCCGTGGAAATCGATGTTGCCGCCGAAGTCGAGGAAGAGCGGTTCCAGGACCGCGGCTTCGGGGTGCGCGTCGGAGAGATCGGTGGTGGCGTAGGACATGGCAGGCGTTCCGTTGCGGGTGATAGGGATCAGACGGTGGTCGTGGGCCGGGGCAGGATCGCGGCGAGCAGCGCCCAGATCATGAGCGCCACGAAACCCACCAGCGTCCAGGCGGGCAGCGACAGCCCCATCCAGGACCAGTCGATGATCGCGCAGTTGCCGTCGCCGCTCAGCACCGTGGTCACGACCTCCCAGATGGGAAGCGCATCGACCAGGAAGTCGAGGGTGGGTCCGCAGGCCGGTACCTGATCCTCCGGCAGACTCTGCAGCCAGACATGGCGCCCCGCGATCACCGCGCCGGCGCCGGCCGTCAGCCATACCAGCAGCGCGTAGACCCAGCGCCCGGCTGCGCCGGGTCCGTGCAGCGCCGCGACCAGGAACACGACCCCGGCCGCGATCATGGCGATACGCTGGAAGATGCACATCGGGCACGGTTCGAGACCGCCGAAGTGCTCCAGCCAGAGCGCGAAGGCCATGGCGCCGGCGCAGGCCAGGAATCCGACAAGGCTCAGCAAACGGAAGCTGCGTAGCACGAGCATCTCCGGGGGATCAGTCGGTCACGACCGGGATCTTGCCGATGCGGGCCTGCCACTGCGCGGGACCGGTCCGGTGGACCGATTCGCCGGATGCGTCGACCGCCACCGTCACCGGCATGTCGGTGACCTCGAACTCGTAGATGGCTTCCATGCCCAGATCCTCGAATCCGACCACCTTCGCCGAGCGGATGGCCTTGGAGACCAGATAGGCCGCACCGCCTACCGCCATCAGGTAGGCGGAGCCGTGCGCGCGGATGGCCTCGATGGCCTGCGGACCGCGCTCGGCCTTGCCGACCATCGCGATGAGCCCGGTCTGCGACAGCATGGTCTCGGTGAACTTGTCCATGCGCGTGGCCGTGGTCGGCCCGGCCGGACCGACGGCCTCGTCGCGCACCGGATCGACCGGACCGACGTAGTAGATCACGCGGTTGGTGAAATCCACCGGCAGCGGCTCGCCGCGCGCGAGCATGTCGGCGATGCGCTTGTGCGCGGCGTCGCGGCCGGTGAGCATCTTCCCGTTGAGCAGCAGCGTCTGCCCGGGCTTCCAGCTCGCGACCTCCTCGGGCGTGAGCGCGTCGAGGTCGACCCGGGTGGCGACCTCGGTATCGGCCTGCCAGGTGACGTCGGGCCAGTCCTCGAGCTTCGGCGCCGGCAGATGGGCCGCACCGCTTCCGTCGAGGTGAAAGTGTACGTGGCGGGTGGCGGCGCAGTTCGGGATCATCGCGACCGGCAGATTGGCGGCGTGCGTCGGATAGTCGAGGATCTTGACGTCCAGCACCGTGGTCAGCCCGCCCAGGCCCTGCGCGCCGATGCCCAGCGCGTTGACCTTCTCGTAGAGCTCCAGGCGCAGCTCCTCGAGGCGGTTCTGCGGGCCGCGCGCGATCAGCTCCTGGATGTCCACCGGCGCCATGATCGATTCCTTGGCGAGCAGCGCCGCCTTCTCGGGCGTGCCGCCGATGCCGATGCCGAGGATGCCGGGCGGGCACCAGCCCGCCCCCATCGTGGGCACCGTCTTCAGGACCCAGTCGACGATGGAGTCGGACGGATTGAGCATGACGAGCTTGCTCTTGGCCTCCGAACCGCCCCCCTTCGCCGCGCAGATCACCTCGAGCCCGTCGCCGGGCACGATCTCGTAGTGCACCACCGCCGGTGTGTTGTCCTTCGTGTTCTGGCGCTTGCCCGCGGGATCCGCGAGCACGGAGGCGCGGAGCACGTTGTCCGGGTTGCCGTAGGCGCGCCGCACGCCCTCGTCGACCATCGCCTGCACCGACATCGTGCTGTCCCACCGCACGTTCATGCCGACCTTCAGGAAGACCAGTGCGATGCCGGTGTCCTGGCAGATCGGCCGGCGCCCCTCGGCGCACATGCGCGAGTTGGTGAGGATCTGCGCGATGGCGTCCTTCGCCGCCGGCGATTCCTCGCGCTCGTAGGCCGCGCCCAGCGCCTGGATGTAGTCCAGGGGGTGGTAGTAGCTGATGTACTGGAAGGCGTCGGCGATCGACTCGATGAAGTCGTCCTGGCGGATCGTGGT
This genomic interval carries:
- the rraA gene encoding ribonuclease E activity regulator RraA; the protein is MSYATTDLSDAHPEAAVLEPLFLDFGGNIDFHGPAHTLKIHEDNTLVRAALEQPGEGKVLVVDGGGSMRCALLGDQLAELGVKNGWAGVIVYGCIRDSAAIEEMAIGVKALATHPRKSEKRGAGIESIAVHFGGATIHPGDMVYCDSDGVLVSREPLSA
- a CDS encoding disulfide bond formation protein B; its protein translation is MLVLRSFRLLSLVGFLACAGAMAFALWLEHFGGLEPCPMCIFQRIAMIAAGVVFLVAALHGPGAAGRWVYALLVWLTAGAGAVIAGRHVWLQSLPEDQVPACGPTLDFLVDALPIWEVVTTVLSGDGNCAIIDWSWMGLSLPAWTLVGFVALMIWALLAAILPRPTTTV
- a CDS encoding fumarate hydratase, coding for MTTIRQDDFIESIADAFQYISYYHPLDYIQALGAAYEREESPAAKDAIAQILTNSRMCAEGRRPICQDTGIALVFLKVGMNVRWDSTMSVQAMVDEGVRRAYGNPDNVLRASVLADPAGKRQNTKDNTPAVVHYEIVPGDGLEVICAAKGGGSEAKSKLVMLNPSDSIVDWVLKTVPTMGAGWCPPGILGIGIGGTPEKAALLAKESIMAPVDIQELIARGPQNRLEELRLELYEKVNALGIGAQGLGGLTTVLDVKILDYPTHAANLPVAMIPNCAATRHVHFHLDGSGAAHLPAPKLEDWPDVTWQADTEVATRVDLDALTPEEVASWKPGQTLLLNGKMLTGRDAAHKRIADMLARGEPLPVDFTNRVIYYVGPVDPVRDEAVGPAGPTTATRMDKFTETMLSQTGLIAMVGKAERGPQAIEAIRAHGSAYLMAVGGAAYLVSKAIRSAKVVGFEDLGMEAIYEFEVTDMPVTVAVDASGESVHRTGPAQWQARIGKIPVVTD